The Anastrepha ludens isolate Willacy chromosome 2, idAnaLude1.1, whole genome shotgun sequence genome contains a region encoding:
- the LOC128854913 gene encoding protein yellow, whose product MWIGTPIILLLALTPQAIISVKRRDLETVFQWKQLVYGFPTEQDRQEALNNGNLVPNNGAPIGVAPHHHAQKGTRVFTTIPRFQTGIPYTLATVSDTKDPNGPVLNPYPNYGWHNAHGRDCDKITSVFRVALTECDQMVVIDTGVIGMTQYCPPQLLIFDLNTDTLVHRYRFKTNVYTPNASLLITPVVVVHDPPPKGRCQRLHVYIADVTYHGLVIYDSEQNTAWRAENKFMYPDPDYGTHTIAGESFSLMDGMFALATDQRQLYFHPLASNNEYAVPLNVLNNRTNWANNSGAMEGEFRSLGQRSSECAAETMDSQNNLYCVTFNPIKLTMWNPTRPFNVKKELQVPADPRLIEFVSDMKVFKNDAGKEELWMISIRYQKIASGTLSSSEVNFRVVRRLLDDIQHVSHQDLSQRLIFT is encoded by the exons ATGTGGATCGGAACACCAATTATTCTGTTATTGGCTTTAACGCCACAGGCCATAATCAGTGTAAAGCGTCGCGATCTTGAAACCGTATTTCAATGGAAACAGCTCGTCTATGGTTTTCCTACTGAACAAGATCGTCAAGAAGCATTGAATAATGGCAACTTGGTGCCAAATAATGGTGCACCAATTGGTGTGGCACCACATCATCATG CACAAAAAGGAACACGCGTATTCACCACGATCCCCAGATTCCAAACAGGCATTCCATACACACTGGCGACTGTGAGTGATACTAAAGATCCGAATGGCCCCGTGTTGAATCCATATCCAAATTATGGATGGCATAATGCTCATGGACGTGATTGTGATAAAATTACTTCCGTATTTCGGGTGGCG TTGACAGAGTGTGATCAGATGGTGGTTATTGATACGGGCGTTATCGGCATGACTCAATATTGTCCGCCACAACTACTGATATTCGATTTAAATACAGATACATTAGTTCATCGCTATCGTTTCAAAACAAACGTGTACACGCCAAACGCCTCACTGCTCATCACACCAGTGGTTGTTGTGCATGATCCTCCTCCAAAAGGCCGCTGCCAACGCCTACATGTGTACATT GCTGATGTCACATATCACGGTCTCGTTATTTATGACTCGGAGCAGAATACCGCCTGGCGTGCCGAGAATAAATTCATGTACCCAGATCCCGATTATGGCACTCATACCATTGCTGGTGAAAGCTTCTCGCTGATGGATGGCATGTTTGCTTTGGCCACCGATCAACGTCAACTCTACTTCCATCCATTGGCCAGCAACAATGAATACGCAGTGCCATTGAATGTGTTGAACAATCGTACCAATTGGGCTAACAACTCAGGGGCAATGGAAGGTGAATTCCGTTCATTGGGCCAGCGTAGTAGTGAATGTGCAGCCGAAACGATGGATAGTCAGAATAATCTCTATTGTGTTACATTCAATCCAATTAAGTTGACCATGTGGAATCCTACTAGGccatttaatgtaaaaaaagagTTGCAAGTGCCAGCAGATCCGCGTCTAATAGAATTTGTCAGCGACATGAAGGTGTTCAAAAACGATGCAGGCAAGGAAGAATTGTGGATGATATCCATTCGTTATcag AAAATTGCATCGGGCACTTTGAGTAGCAGTGAAGTTAACTTTCGAGTTGTAAGGCGGCTGCTTGATGACATACAGCATGTGTCTCATCAAGATCTGAGCCAGCGACTTATATTCACATAA